A section of the Anabaena cylindrica PCC 7122 genome encodes:
- a CDS encoding purine or other phosphorylase family 1 yields MHLIHTILVPQGAEYQAVCRGLSRVKASQPQVIAIPMGVQPLRQFLALNCQHLNQRVLLMGLCGSLNQRHRVGDVVFYRDCVDQENIQKCDFTYSREIHRQIEGKVYFVKGLTSDRMISSAEEKRNLHQKFGVDVVDMEGLAVLEFFQPLGVSVAMLRVVSDDSLHDIPNLTSAIAADGSLQPLPLTWAFIRQPLAATRLISGSLQGLKVLEKVASRLLTQ; encoded by the coding sequence ATGCACCTGATTCACACAATTTTAGTACCTCAAGGAGCAGAATACCAAGCCGTTTGTCGCGGTTTGAGTCGTGTTAAGGCTTCTCAACCCCAGGTGATAGCAATTCCGATGGGTGTGCAACCACTACGTCAATTTTTAGCTTTAAATTGCCAACATTTAAATCAGCGAGTGCTACTGATGGGTTTATGTGGGAGTTTAAATCAGCGTCACAGAGTTGGTGATGTTGTTTTTTATCGAGATTGTGTTGATCAAGAAAATATACAAAAGTGCGATTTTACCTACTCCAGAGAGATACATCGCCAAATTGAGGGTAAAGTATATTTTGTGAAGGGACTAACAAGCGATCGCATGATTTCGTCTGCTGAAGAAAAACGTAATTTACATCAAAAATTTGGTGTTGATGTTGTCGATATGGAAGGATTAGCCGTACTAGAGTTTTTCCAGCCCCTTGGGGTATCAGTAGCCATGCTGCGAGTCGTCAGCGACGATTCTCTCCATGATATACCTAACCTCACATCAGCGATCGCAGCCGATGGTTCTCTCCAACCGTTACCCCTAACCTGGGCATTCATCCGTCAACCCTTAGCAGCTACTCGATTGATTAGCGGTTCCTTACAAGGACTCAAAGTATTGGAGAAAGTCGCTTCCCGTTTACTAACACAGTGA
- a CDS encoding asparagine synthetase B family protein, with protein MLFNFLKPPKSVISGVEIKPSWCVGWGRLGSLTEDVIWQDEQFAVISAPAHLAISPTKRFVVVGDVWLSNRGELLRKLGIEINDHCTNQQLVAQLWEKYGSQCLTLLVGMFGLVIWDCEQQILWLGRDRIGSQTLYYTTTGLTRWIAPKLITLNPFHSNDLDLVALRDYLCCAFVPGERTLWQNVREMRPGTLMQMPTERIYHYWQLQEQITDSNQPLEWYSTKLRSLLEQVVQEYLPQNEPIGIFLSGGLDSSSITALAAKLHTAPVHTYSIYFGTETANELEFSNLVAQHCQTQHHILEITFRDMWERLPETMAYLDDPIGDPLTVPNLLLGRMARENVQITLNGEGGDPCFGGPKNQPMLINSLYGSVNKQDSLQAYLFSFQKCALDLSQLLKPKIWQSLKNEPSIFSADLNSNANYLNRLMALNIKFKGADQILTKVNNLTQAADLQGFSPLFDQRIVELSMQIPPEYKLSGVEEKAVLKKAVSDILPDTIIHRPKSGMMVPVQLGFKKYWQREARTLLLNRNSAISPYINRDILSNWLDFKGDVWGRYGVKLWLLVSLEIWLQVNKSVFKK; from the coding sequence ATGCTATTTAATTTTTTAAAACCCCCTAAATCTGTTATTTCAGGTGTGGAAATAAAGCCTAGTTGGTGTGTAGGATGGGGCAGGTTAGGAAGTTTAACAGAAGATGTAATTTGGCAAGATGAGCAATTTGCAGTTATTTCTGCACCAGCACACTTGGCAATTAGTCCGACAAAAAGATTTGTGGTAGTTGGGGATGTGTGGCTAAGTAACCGGGGTGAATTACTGCGAAAATTGGGAATAGAGATTAATGATCATTGCACTAATCAACAACTGGTGGCACAACTGTGGGAAAAATACGGTTCTCAGTGCTTAACCCTATTAGTGGGGATGTTTGGGCTAGTAATTTGGGATTGTGAACAACAGATATTGTGGTTAGGGCGCGATCGCATCGGTAGCCAAACACTATATTACACCACCACTGGTTTAACTCGCTGGATAGCCCCAAAATTAATAACTCTAAACCCTTTTCACTCTAATGATTTAGATTTAGTAGCATTGCGAGATTACCTTTGTTGCGCTTTCGTCCCCGGAGAAAGAACACTTTGGCAAAACGTCAGAGAAATGCGTCCCGGAACCTTAATGCAAATGCCAACAGAGCGAATTTATCATTATTGGCAACTACAAGAACAGATTACAGATAGCAATCAACCTTTAGAATGGTATAGTACAAAACTGCGTTCTTTACTTGAGCAAGTTGTACAAGAATATTTACCACAAAATGAACCTATAGGAATATTCTTATCCGGTGGTTTAGATTCAAGTAGCATTACAGCATTAGCCGCAAAACTTCATACTGCACCAGTTCATACTTATTCAATTTATTTTGGTACAGAAACTGCAAATGAATTAGAATTTTCTAATTTAGTTGCTCAACATTGCCAAACTCAACACCACATTTTAGAAATCACCTTCCGGGATATGTGGGAACGTCTACCAGAAACAATGGCTTACTTAGACGATCCTATCGGTGATCCTTTAACAGTCCCAAACCTATTATTAGGAAGAATGGCAAGGGAAAATGTACAAATTACCCTCAATGGAGAAGGTGGAGATCCTTGCTTTGGTGGCCCTAAAAATCAGCCCATGTTAATTAATAGTTTATATGGTTCTGTTAATAAGCAAGATTCTTTGCAAGCATATTTATTTTCTTTCCAAAAATGTGCATTAGATTTATCACAACTTTTAAAACCAAAAATTTGGCAAAGTCTTAAAAATGAACCATCTATATTTTCTGCTGACTTAAATTCCAATGCCAATTATTTGAATAGATTAATGGCATTAAATATTAAATTTAAAGGTGCAGATCAGATTTTAACAAAAGTCAATAACTTAACTCAAGCCGCAGATTTACAAGGATTTTCACCATTATTTGATCAGCGAATAGTAGAATTAAGTATGCAAATTCCCCCTGAATACAAACTTTCAGGAGTAGAAGAAAAAGCCGTACTCAAAAAAGCAGTTAGCGATATTTTACCAGATACCATTATTCATCGTCCTAAAAGTGGCATGATGGTTCCCGTACAACTAGGATTTAAAAAATATTGGCAACGGGAAGCTAGGACATTGTTGTTAAATAGAAATAGTGCGATTTCACCTTATATTAATCGTGATATTTTGAGTAACTGGTTAGATTTCAAAGGAGACGTTTGGGGAAGATATGGTGTTAAACTATGGTTATTGGTAAGTTTAGAAATTTGGTTACAGGTAAATAAATCCGTATTCAAAAAATAG